A single window of Aspergillus puulaauensis MK2 DNA, chromosome 5, nearly complete sequence DNA harbors:
- the pkaC gene encoding cAMP-dependent protein kinase catalytic subunit pkaC (COG:T;~EggNog:ENOG410PHM9;~InterPro:IPR017441,IPR008271,IPR000961,IPR000719, IPR011009;~PFAM:PF07714,PF00069;~go_function: GO:0004672 - protein kinase activity [Evidence IEA];~go_function: GO:0004674 - protein serine/threonine kinase activity [Evidence IEA];~go_function: GO:0005524 - ATP binding [Evidence IEA];~go_process: GO:0006468 - protein phosphorylation [Evidence IEA]), which produces MPTLGGLLKKRRTKDSQTLSKELQAGSTGHTATSPIAAEDTQHHHHLFHHNHHSSNNSANSATSNQQAAKQQSNESSVTKSADGQTASMQSPALQPTTSAHSNSGHHHHQSSNAASIHNIINPSQQNNPQVSRTERTTKGKYTLDDFAFQRTLGTGSFGRVHLVQSKHNHRYYAIKVLKKAQVVKMKQIEHTNDERRMLNRVRHPFLVTLWGTWQDSRNLYMVMDFVEGGELFSLLRKSQRFPNPVAKFYAAEVTLALEYLHSLNIIYRDLKPENLLLDRHGHLKITDFGFAKEVPDITWTLCGTPDYLAPEVVASKGYNKSVDWWSLGILIFEMLCGFTPFWDQGSPVKIYQNILQGRVKFPPYLHPDAVDLLSRLITADLTKRLGNLHAGSEDIKNHPWFAEVTWERLLRKEIDAPYVPPIRGGQGDASQYENYQEETEAYGHGGDDPHGHLFPDF; this is translated from the exons ATGCCTACTCTCGGAGGTCTCCTGAAGAAACGGCGGACGAAGGATTCGCAGACCCTGTCTAAGGAGCTCCAGGCTGGTTCCACTGGCCACACGGCGACGTCACCAATCGCTGCCGAAGATacccagcaccaccaccacctttTTCACCATAACCACCACTCGTCCAACAATTCTGCAAATTCGGCAACTTCCAACCAACAGGCTGCCAAACAGCAGTCCAACGAGTCCTCAGTCACCAAATCTGCCGACGGTCAAACCGCCTCCATGCAATCCCCCGCACTACAACCCACCACTTCCGCACACTCGAATTCcggccaccaccatcaccagagCAGCAATGCCGCGAGCATACACAACATCATAAACCCTTCGCAGCAGAATAACCCGCAAGTCTCCCGGACCGAGCGTACCACCAAGGGAAAATACACGCTCGATGATTTCGCATTTCAGCGCACTCTTGGCACAGGCAGTTTTGGGCGCGTCCACCTGGTGCAATCAAAGCACAACCACCGATACTATGCTATCAAGGTGTTGAAAAAGGCGCAAGTCGTCAAGATGAAGCAGATCGAGCATACAAACGATGAGCGACGAATGCTAAATCGTGTTAGACATCCTTTCTTGGTCACTTTGTGGGGAACTTGGCAGGACTCACGGAATCTCTACATGGTCATGGATTTCGTAGAGGGTGGAGAGTTGTTTAGCTTACTTCGAAAGTCTCAG AGGTTTCCTAACCCTGTCGCTAAATTCTATGCTGCCGAGGTCACTCTGGCACTGGAATACCTCCACTCATTGAATATCATTTACAGAGATCTCAAGCCTGAAAACTTGCTCCTAGACCGCCACGGGCACCTCAAGATCACGGATTTTGGCTTTGCGAAAGAGGTGCCTGACATTACCTGGACTCTCTGCGGAACGCCCGATTATCTCGCTCCGGAGGTTGTAGCCTCTAAGGGTTATAACAAGTCTGTTGATTG GTGGTCTCTCGGTATCTTGATTTTCGAAATGCTATGCGGCTTCACACCCTTCTGGGACCAAGGATCCCCCGTCAAGATTTATCAAAATATCCTCCAGGGGAGGGTAAAATTCCCGCCATATCTTCATCCCGATGCTGTAGACCTACTTTCGCGGCTTATCACCGCGGACCTCACTAAGCGGTTAGGTAACCTTCATGCTGGGTCCGAGGACATCAAAAATCATCCGTGGTTTGCGGAAGTCACTTGGGAGCggctgttgaggaaggaAATCGACGCGCCTTATGTGCCACCAATTCGAGGAGGGCAAGGTGATGCAAGCCAGTATGAGAACTACCAGGAAGAGACAGAAGCCTACGGccatggtggtgatgatcc TCACGGTCATTTGTTCCCGGATTTCTAG
- a CDS encoding PRCC domain-containing protein (COG:S;~EggNog:ENOG410PKSN;~InterPro:IPR018800;~PFAM:PF10253): MVLVAYSDSEASDSEPENNTPAPVPASTTKAAVSSSGAASTANPNFPSIVDKSNPRKIRVALPEIKPETPVGDDADGPARKKPRIGGGGGGAFSGFNSFLPAPKRPNATAEKEKNLGGGPARKVLSLKTGAAPGFDREADEEMMKDMEFDNLGAAGGDDDETIPKAGSSQKEGYEEFGDDNLENMTKKKPEEVVLKGNPMMFKPLSVGRTQKKKKTMATIIPPPMPEPKEKDGSVEGEKGTSVHAPAQAQKPTAPPAPKPKVSLFSLSTDEKTTPDTSKSANSFTYEPLVYTNEHAPAAGPVPEPESVSASSTQTAPPTQSLDYIADDLNLSRAQRRQLFGRNADPSNSRILHFNTDMEYATNQEMAHKELAATQHNPVRAIAPGKHTLQQLVNAASTQKEALEESFATGKRNKKEAGAKYGW; the protein is encoded by the coding sequence ATGGTGCTTGTCGCTTATTCTGACTCAGAAGCCTCTGATTCAGAGCCGGAGAATAACACCCCCGCTCCCGTCCctgcctcaacaaccaaagCCGCCGTATCGTCCTCAGGCGCAGCTTCGACCGCAAACCCAAACTTCCCATCCATCGTCGATAAAAGCAATCCTCGCAAAATCCGTGTCGCACTCCCAGAAATCAAGCCGGAAACGCCAGTTGGAGACGATGCCGATGGCCCAGCGCGCAAAAAGCCTAGGAtaggtggaggaggcggtggtGCATTTTCGGGGTTCAATTCATTCCTGCCGGCCCCGAAACGGCCCAACGCCAcggcagagaaggagaaaaatCTAGGTGGAGGACCTGCGCGAAAGGTGCTCAGTTTGAAGACGGGTGCTGCACCGGGGTTCGATCGGGAGGCTGACGAGGAGATGATGAAAGATATGGAGTTTGATAACCTAGGGGCCGctggtggcgatgatgatgagactATTCCGAAAGCTGGGAGTTCGCAAAAGGAGGGTTATGAAGAGTTCGGGGATGATAATCTGGAAAAtatgacgaagaagaaaccGGAAGAGGTGGTCTTAAAGGGGAATCCGATGATGTTTAAGCCGTTGTCGGTGGGGCGGACccagaagaaaaagaagacgATGGCCACGATTATACCGCCACCGATGCCAGAGCCTAAAGAGAAAGATGGGAGCgtggaaggagaaaaagggACGAGCGTACATGCCCCGGCTCAAGCCCAGAAGCCTACTGCGCCTCCTGCCCCGAAACCCAAAGTCAGCCTTTTCTCCCTGTCGACGGATGAAAAAACTACGCCAGACACCTCGAAATCAGCCAATAGCTTTACATACGAGCCCCTTGTATATACGAATGAACACGCGCCTGCAGCTGGTCCAGTCCCAGAACCCGAGTCGGTTTCTGCCTCCTCAACGCAAACGGCCCCCCCAACACAATCGTTGGATTACATCGCGGATGATCTGAACCTCTCCCGTGCTCAACGACGCCAGCTGTTTGGCCGCAATGCCGACCCATCGAATTCCCGAATTCTACACTTCAATACGGATATGGAATATGCTACAAACCAGGAAATGGCACATAAGGAACTTGCTGCGACACAACACAACCCAGTTCGGGCTATTGCCCCCGGCAAGCACACGCTGCAACAGTTGGTCAATGCGGCAAGCACACAAAAGGAAGCCTTGGAGGAGAGTTTCGCAACTGGCAAACGGAACAAGAAAGAGGCCGGTGCCAAGTATGGATGGTAA
- a CDS encoding legume-like lectin family protein (BUSCO:EOG092628SP;~COG:U;~EggNog:ENOG410PHCK;~InterPro:IPR005052,IPR013320;~PFAM:PF03388;~SECRETED:SignalP(1-23);~TransMembrane:1 (n6-18c23/24o293-317i);~go_component: GO:0016020 - membrane [Evidence IEA]) has translation MLLPRLSTLLCLAGLTAVPAVNAYDGDENVKSIPLRTHSLNAPYLDSDFQSRWFDFGGDTVIRADKYVRLTADRPSQQGWVFSRVPLTATNWEIEFEFQIQGEGNLHGDGFAMWLTKQRATQGPVFGSTDNFEGLGIFFDTYKNNRPGTSFPYVMAMMGDGKTSYDQAHDGKANELAGCSARGLRTTSVPTKARLTYFQDKSLTLDLQYKSEDTWTNCFTLLSPETNIAIPSVAYLGFSAETGELSDNHDIISVKAQNLYNVGGSKGTGGSGPSRKPNKGQGSKSRKNQESSWSWFLFKVFFFIAACVGGYVGWTVYRSRTRYSRF, from the exons ATGTTGTTGCCGCGGCTTTCGACGCTCTTGTGCCTGGCTGGCCTGACGGCTGTGCCCGCTGTCAATGCATATGACGGGGATGAGAATGTTAAGAGCATCCCG CTTCGAACTCACAGTCTCAATGCC CCATACTTGGATTCAGACTTCCAAAGCCGCTGGTTCGATTTTGGTGGTGATACGGTGATTCGTGCCGACAA ATACGTCCGCCTTACCGCGGACCGACCATCGCAGCAAGGATGGGTATTCTCTCGCGTTCCTCTGACTGCGACAAACTGGGAG ATTGAGTTTGAATTTCAGATTCAAGGAGAGGGGAACTTACACGGCGATGGCTTCGCTATGTGGCTCACCAAACAGCGCGCGACACAGGGCCCCGTCTTTGGTTCAACAGATAACTTCGAGGGTCTGGGAATCTTCTTCGACACATACAAGAACAACCGCCCCGGCACATCCTTCCCGTACgtcatggccatgatgggTGACGGCAAAACCAGCTACGACCAAGCCCATGATGGTAAGGCGAACGAATTGGCTGGATGCTCT GCCCGCGGCCTCCGCACTACCTCGGTCCCCACCAAAGCCCGCCTTACCTACTTCCAAGACAAATCCCTAACCCTAGACCTCCAATACAAATCCGAGGACACCTGGACAAACTGCTTTACGCTTCTGAGCCCCGAAACAAACATCGCCATCCCCTCTGTCGCATATCTCGGTTTCTCCGCCGAGACCGGCGAACTTAGCGACAACCACGACATCATCTCCGTCAAGGCCCAGAACCTATACAACGTCGGTGGCTCCAAGGGCACCGGCGGCAGCGGTCCTTCCCGCAAACCCAACAAGGGTCAGGGTAGCAAGTCGAGGAAGAACCAGGAAAGTAGCTGGTCGTGGTTCCTGTTCAAggtgttcttcttcattgccGCTTGTGTGGGTGGGTATGTTGGGTGGACTGTATACAGGTCTCGGACGAGGTATTCGCGGTTCTAA
- the tim13 gene encoding protein translocase subunit TIM13 (BUSCO:EOG09265PJ3;~COG:U;~EggNog:ENOG410PS0T;~InterPro:IPR004217,IPR035427,IPR039238;~PFAM:PF02953;~go_component: GO:0005758 - mitochondrial intermembrane space [Evidence IEA];~go_process: GO:0072321 - chaperone-mediated protein transport [Evidence IEA]): protein MGLFGSSTPAAAAPGSSGQEAQEVKVAILKQLQQEAAMSNARQLIGKVNEHCFDNCIPAPGSTMSTGEQNCLSQCMEKYISLWNVASKTYLTRATSDKKNGGLDVIAANSLATSGPSATSM, encoded by the exons ATGGGTCTTTTCGGTTCCTCCAcccccgccgccgctgccccCGGCTCCTCCGGCCAGGAAGCCCAGGAAGTCAAAGTCGCCATCTTGAAGcaactccaacaagaagCTGCCATGAGCAACGCCCGCCAACTCATCGGC AAAGTGAACGAGCACTGCTTCGACAACTGCATCCCAGCCCCCGGCTCCACAATGAGCACTGGAGAACAGAACTGCCTGTCCCAATGTATGGAGAAGTACATCTCGCTATGGAACGTTGCTAGCAAGACGTATCTTACCCGCGCCACGTCGGACAAGAAAAACGGCGGTCTCGACGTGATTGCGGCGAACTCATTGGCCACGAGCGGGCCGTCCGCAACCAGCATGTAG
- a CDS encoding Sin1 family protein (COG:T;~EggNog:ENOG410PJR9;~InterPro:IPR031567,IPR031313,IPR011993,IPR008828;~PFAM:PF16979,PF16978;~go_component: GO:0031932 - TORC2 complex [Evidence IEA]), with protein MSLLHNEDFTIWQLRTSYLSTIKDGIGDRLINVNHSVLNAPGFRAAGWPTASTNQPSQLAASIKRAYSPPIPTTTAVSSEYYQISTRDVNDSQRLGFGEDGEDDEGGMVTGKSTTDMVSRRLHLRNEKRMHRRDRQQREQQKAREREIEEEDSSDLSDESDEEGVTPQRHSEEIKFEKVPVRTRADSSPIRTSDRQERPQVMITHPSQQSVTSHYRTGSLGTAPTVNERPRRDTTTTTTSSDISSDHEIDTSAIRRRQIHFSGQDQVIGPSELGKASCDGLEQLDEQVEDSDAGSVESTLSSEFDATAGSASLLGGVGITGGLDSSSPIALMHKLPHGPSSQAASPRKPKQPAPELQDLPPPRPISMIQPVSLLSTALNARAKTPANPVEKFAVLSGEGLTDALNIRLYVPFSTNPEEPLDLPLARESKLAEQPTTVTVTEAIGLALWKYTEDRREPPIEPKKLTVNRWALRMVDDGEVEYDFPALGRVSAITDFTSNNNNRGAGMRGRSRGKQYDEFALVEASDSEFEENERLYPTENVSGPAEEPGDTAATAALPVPAGQPNPASKAPRPNPILGQPFSSALNDNTLMPADRPAVPVSHATPRLGVSKTLKIRYINFEASTQVTTLNTSTDSYIAEILDSVCKRWGLDRGNYLLKVMGSNTIAPLDRTVEALGNITELDLVRRRFGPQLTGSPVSSLPNAPLMVENPVVPSKKGKKSEKRMLHPLTQKQDLIGGYYRRYFVLRKQSMGFTTSLHRVLTFDNDYMHIMPADTGKNGSDTKTRSISFNDVVGCKVSRRHPKNFRVVVLRGNDATEQKRYDFEARNALEAVEIVDEIKKNMAHYRT; from the exons ATGTCTCTCCTCCATAACGAAGA CTTCACGATATGGCAGCTGCGCACTTCTTACCTCTCTACAATCAAGGATGGCATTGGTGACAGGCTTATCAATGTGAACCACTCCGTACTTAACGCGCCTGGGTTTCGCGCCGCAGGTTGGCCGACAGCTTCCACGAACCAGCCCTCGCAACTTGCGGCTAGCATCAAACGAGCATACTCCCCTCCGATCCCTACAACCACCGCGGTTTCATCAGAATACTACCAAATAAGCACTAGGGATGTGAATGATTCGCAAAGATTAGggtttggggaggatggagaagacgatgagggGGGTATGGTAACGGGGAAGTCAACTACCGATATGGTTAGCCGCCGTTTACATCTGCGAAACGAAAAGCGAATGCATCGAAGAGATCGCCAGCAAAGAGAACAACAGAAGGCAAGGGAAAGGGAgatcgaagaggaagacagcAGTGATCTGAGCGATGAGAGTGATGAGGAAGGAGTTACTCCACAGCGACATAGTGAAGAGATCAAATTCGAAAAGGTGCCTGTACGGACCAGGGCGGACTCGTCACCCATCAGGACATCTGACCGCCAGGAAAGACCCCAGGTTATGATTACGCACCCGTCGCAACAATCAGTGACCAGCCATTATCGCACCGGGTCTTTGGGAACAGCTCCGACCGTTAATGAGCGCCCTCGGCGTGACACAACGACGACTACAACTAGCAGTGACATATCTTCCGACCACGAGATCGACACATCGGCCATCAGAAGGCGTCAGATTCATTTTTCCGGCCAGGATCAAGTGATAGGACCATCCGAATTAGGGAAAGCCAGCTGTGACGGCCTCGAGcagctggatgagcaggTCGAAGACTCCGACGCTGGGTCAGTGGAAAGTACACTGTCGTCAGAATTTGATGCTACAGCCGGTTCTGCTTCGCTTCTGGGAGGTGTTGGTATAACAGGAGGCTTGGATTCCTCATCACCAATTGCATTGATGCACAAGTTACCACATGGACCAAGTTCTCAAGCTGCGTCTCCACGGAAACCAAAACAGCCTGCACCTGAATTACAGGACCTgccgcctcctcgaccaaTAAGCATGATACAGCCTGTTAGTCTGCTTTCCACAGCTCTAAATGCTCGCGCAAAGACGCCAGCAAATCCCGTTGAGAAATTCGCAGTACTTTCTGGCGAGGGTTTAACTGACGCCCTGAACATCCGATTATATGTGCCATTCTCCACAAACCCCGAAGAGCCCCTCGACCTGCCTCTGGCTCGAGAGTCGAAGTTAGCAGAGCAACCAACTACAGTTACTGTTACCGAAGCGATCGGATTGGCACTTTGGAAATATACCGAAGACCGTCGAGAACCTCCCATCGAGCCTAAGAAGCTCACCGTGAATAGGTGGGCACTTCGAATGGTGGACGACGGCGAGGTTGAGTACGATTTCCCGGCATTGGGTAGAGTATCAGCCATAACGGATTTTACTtcgaacaacaacaaccgagGGGCCGGAATGCGCGGTCGATCCAGAGGGAAGCAATATGACGAGTTTGCACTAGTAGAAGCTTCTGATTCGGAGTTCGAGGAGAATGAGCGCTTGTATCCGACTGAGAACGTTTCGGGCCCGGCTGAGGAACCGGGAGacacagcagcaacagcagcacttcctgttcctgcggGCCAGCCAAACCCAGCGAGTAAAGCCCCTCGTCCAAATCCGATCCTGGGACAGCCGTTCTCGTCAGCATTGAACGACAATACCCTCATGCCGGCTGATCGGCCAGCGGTGCCTGTTTCTCATGCGACGCCCCGTCTTGGTGTTTCAAAGACGCTGAAAATCCGGTATATCAACTTTGAAGCCTCGACCCAAGTTACAACCCTCAATACTTCAACAGACAGCTACATAGCAGAAATTCTCGATTCTGTCTGCAAGAGATGGGGACTAGATAGAGGAAATTACCTGCTTAAAGTGATGGGATCCAACACAATTGCGCCGCTGGACCGTACAGTTGAAGCATTGGGCAATATCACGGAGCTGGACCTTGTCCGCCGACGCTTCGGCCCGCAATTGACGGGATCCCCAGTGAGCTCTTTACCGAACGCACCACTCATGGTTGAAAACCCCGTTGTTCCGAgcaagaagggaaagaagagcgAAAAGCGGATGCTGCATCCTCTTACCCAAAAGCAAGATCTCATCGGAGGATACTACCGGCGATACTTCGTGCTTCGCAAGCAGTCTATGGGGTTCACCACCTCACTTCACCGTGTTCTAACATTTGACAATGACTATATGCACATCATGCCTGCGGATACGGGTAAGAATGGGTCCGACACGAAGACTCGATCGATCAGCTTCAACGATGTCGTCGGATGTAAAGTAAGTCGCAGGCATCCGAAGAATTTCCGAGTCGTCGTGCTTCGTGGGAACGATGCGACAGAGCAGAAGCGATATGACTTTGAGGCGCGGAATGCCCTCGAAGCGGTAGAGATTGTGGACGAGATTAAGAAGAACATGGCGCATTATCGGACATGA
- a CDS encoding uncharacterized protein (COG:S;~EggNog:ENOG410PN7K;~InterPro:IPR038753;~go_process: GO:0007249 - I-kappaB kinase/NF-kappaB signaling [Evidence IEA]), whose protein sequence is MDAEDNAAPSPAHDSKSKAESSTKPATPEPDGYTSHQSKSKGKFRFKSKSKSSSRSSRHDSRRHDSHRHRHRHRHDDDEGRHRRHKRHRTTTTRSPSPNTVPSYPGPPLSPNTAFRESLFDALGDDEGAAFWESVYGQSVHSFAAPPGHLGGEGDGRGELEQMDEEEYAAYVRGEMWKRTREGMLEEQERMRAEKRAKVQAEKAAGANEEKRKFESAMEDSLRRGRERRKMKEVWKEVWGSYLRSWEEIESIRIKGQREGTTEGVRVRNLLFWPVETGKRRDVTKENVEEFMRRAPPQPTGPGNESTPDDALLSTLKAERVRWHPDKIQHRYGALGIDESVMRSVTEVFQIIDHLWSDLKR, encoded by the coding sequence ATGGATGCAGAAGACAATGCAGCTCCTTCACCAGCCCACGATTCCAAATCCAAAGCCGAATCCAGCACAAAACCCGCAACTCCAGAACCAGACGGCTACACATCCCaccaaagcaaaagcaaagggAAATTCCGCttcaaatccaaatccaaatctaGTTCTAGGTCTTCACGACACGATTCTCGCAGACATGACTCCCACCGTCATAGACACAGACACCGGcatgacgacgacgaaggcCGCCACCGCCGACATAAACGCCACAGAACAACCACTACTCGCTCCCCCTCACCGAACACCGTACCGTCGTACCCAGGCCCTCCATTATCGCCAAACACCGCTTTCCGTGAATCTCTCTTCGATGCTCtaggtgatgatgaaggcgCGGCATTTTGGGAGTCGGTTTATGGGCAGTCTGTACACTCTTTCGCTGCTCCGCCAGGGCATcttggaggggagggagatggaAGGGGAGAGCTCGAACagatggacgaggaggaatacGCGGCTTATGTGCGCGGTGAGATGTGGAAGCGGACGAGGGAGGGGATGcttgaggagcaggagcGCATGAGAGCAGAAAAAAGGGCAAAGGTGCAGGCCGAGAAGGCGGCTGGTGCGAAtgaggagaaaagaaagttcGAGAGTGCGATGGAAGATAGTCTTCGGCGGGGCcgggagaggagaaagatGAAGGAGGTATGGAAGGAAGTTTGGGGAAGCTACCTGAGGTCTTGGGAGGAGATTGAATCGATACGAATTAAAGGCCAGCGTGAAGGAACAACAGAAGGGGTTCGAGTACGGAATCTACTGTTTTGGCCCGTCGAGACGGGTAAGAGAAGGGATGTTACGAAAGAGAACGTGGAGGAGTTTATGCGGCGAGCTCCTCCCCAACCCACTGGTCCTGGAAACGAATCTACTCCCGATGATGCCTTGCTCTCTACGCTCAAGGCGGAGCGAGTTCGGTGGCATCCGGACAAAATTCAGCATCGATACGGCGCGCTAGGAATCGATGAGTCTGTAATGCGCAGCGTTACAGAAGTCTTTCAGATCATTGACCATTTGTGGAGCGATTTGAAACGGTAG